One Brassica napus cultivar Da-Ae chromosome A2 unlocalized genomic scaffold, Da-Ae chrA02_Random_29, whole genome shotgun sequence genomic window, TTGAAGAATGTTATGatttttgagtttgtgattGGTGGATGATACAGGGAGAGCTGGGGTTCCAATGGAAGTGATGGGGTTGATGCTTGGAGAGTTTGTGGATGAGTACACTGTGAGGGTTGTGGATGTTTTCGCTATGCCTCAGAGTGGGACTGGTGTTAGTGTTGAAGCTGTTGATCATGTTTTCCAGACTAATATGCTCGACATGCTTAAACAAACTGGAAGGTATAAAGTCTCATCCTTCTCTTACACTTAGTGagtctttttataaaatattcttttttggaTCTTTATTCATCTTGTATCGTGTTTCAGACCTGAAATGGTGGTGGGTTGGTATCATTCACATCCTGGGTTTGGATGCTGGCTTTCTGGCGTTGACATTAACACTCAACAGGTATCTGTTGCTTGCTCTGTTGATACTTGGTCTATGCATTCTCTTTGTGTGACCATTTTATCTATTAATGGCTCAGTATTAGTCCTTTGTGTCTATTCAGACTCAAGAGTTTGTCGTTTTCTGTTTCTTCCATACTGTATTGATGGCTAAGACACTATTGAATGTTACTTCTTCTGTCCTATGCCTTGCTTTAAGTGGTTTTGAATTGTAGAGTGTGTATATTCgacttatatattttatttactttagttTGGATTGGATTGATACAAACAATGGTTTTAGAGGTCTAAGCGGCTAAAGATGACTAACTACAAGTGGCAAAGTAACCATGGTTTAGTTACTTTATCTTGGATGCTTATCTATTTATGAGCGAGGGGTTTAGGGGAAGAAGATTATCAAGAAATTAGAGAGTTGTTACAGAGGAGAGGAGCGTGATTCAGCTCTGAGTAATAATGTTTGCTACGTTACctttgtgattgtgtgtttgttctTTGAGATTACTTAAAACGTAACAACTGTGTATGCTCATTGTTGAGAACCTGTGTGCTTTTGTAGAGTTTTGAAGCTTTGAACCAGCGAGCTGTAGCAGTGGTGGTTGATCCGATTCAGAGTGTGAAGGGTAAAGTGGTGATTGATGCGTTTCGTTCGATAAACCCGCAGACTATTATGCTTGGGCAAGAACCTCGTCAGACAACGTCCAACCTTGGCCACCTGAACAAACCATCCATCCAGGTGATGGATCACTTAGTGAAATCTTTTATAAAGTTGGAACACAGTCAAAGGGTGTCTCTAACACTGACTTTGGTTTACTACTATACAGGCTTTGATTCATGGATTGAACAGACATTACTATTCAATAGCCATCAACTATAGGAAGAACGAGCTCGAGGAGAAGATGTTACTAAACCTCCACAAGAAGAAATGGACAGATGGTTTGACCCTAAGACCCTTTGACACCCACTCCAAGACAAACGAACAGACCGTGCAGGTAATAAAGGATTCAATTATTTTgcaatctttttatttattcaaacatGTCACACTCATGGTCATTGGCATTGTCTCTCAGGAAATGTTGAACTTAGCTGCTAAGTATAACAAGGCGGTACAAGAGGAGGACGAGTTGTCACCAGAGAAACTGGCGATTGTGAATGTGGGAAGACAAGACGCAAAGAAGCATCTGGAAGAACATGTTTCCAACTTGATGTCTTCCAACATTGTTCAGACGCTAGGTACCATGCTTGACACTGTTGTCTTCTAGAGAAGCTTTGTCCCTCTTCTGCATCATTCTGTTGAAATCAACTCTTTATGTGTTTCTCACTAGCACGTTCCATCGTACTCTGTGATTCCTCTTACAGCTATTTcagtttttttctctctctcatgGTAAGATCAAAGTTTGATAATGGTAAGAgtcataattgtttttaattgaaaagaaaactggttttaaaacagaaacagaaaGTTCAATCAAGAAAAAATCAGTAAAATGCAAAGTTTAACTCAGTTCATTAGACTCATCAGGAAGCGGATTCTCAAAGTTGAGAGTGTTCCTCATTGTTCTCCTACTGATTCCAACATTGTCATTGCCTTTCCTCATCATTGCCACAAACTCTCCATAGTTTATTTGTCCATCCTACAAAAGAAGCAAACACCATTAACATTCCTCTTAGCTTCTTTGGAAGGAAACAGTAAAATGATCTTTTATGAAACTACTTACATTGTCATGATCAATGTCTTTGATCATTTCATCAAGATGTGAATCTTTGATACCAAACTGCTTCCAAGCCTGTTGGAGTTCGTCCATAGTGATGCAACCACTCGAATCTTTGTCGAAGAAGGAAAACGCATTCACTAGATTCTCCTCTCTCTCCAGCTTGTTCAAGTGGATTGTTGCAGCCAAAAACTCTCCATAGTCTATCGTCCCACTCTCATCAACATCAGCCTAATAACAAACACACAACACATCATAAGATGATACTTAGTGAAAGTTTATAGTAAGAAAAGAGTAGTTAGTTACTGCttccaagagttctttgatcTCTGACTCCACAAGCTCTGATCCAACACGTCTGACACTGTCTTTCAACTCTTCAAACGTAATGGTTCCACTGTTGTCAGTGTCTATCATCTTGAACAGTTCTTTGAGCCCACCGATCTCTTCCTCAGATAGTCTTTCTGCAACTACGCGTAAAGCCGTCTTCTTGAGTTTGTTCATTGCAGAGAACCTTTTCAGGCGAGACACAACTGCAAAGTCCAGTGGTTTATCTGGAGCAACAGTATCATCCACAATCCAAGGGTGACctgacaaaataaaaacatatgaatCACACACTAGCAAGAATATACACCATCCTTAACAGTGTAGACTCAAAAGGCAAGTGCTGCTTAC contains:
- the LOC125594023 gene encoding 26S proteasome non-ATPase regulatory subunit 14 homolog, with the protein product MERLQRIFGAGGGLGHASPDSPTLDTSEQVYISSLALLKMLKHGRAGVPMEVMGLMLGEFVDEYTVRVVDVFAMPQSGTGVSVEAVDHVFQTNMLDMLKQTGRPEMVVGWYHSHPGFGCWLSGVDINTQQSFEALNQRAVAVVVDPIQSVKGKVVIDAFRSINPQTIMLGQEPRQTTSNLGHLNKPSIQALIHGLNRHYYSIAINYRKNELEEKMLLNLHKKKWTDGLTLRPFDTHSKTNEQTVQEMLNLAAKYNKAVQEEDELSPEKLAIVNVGRQDAKKHLEEHVSNLMSSNIVQTLGTMLDTVVF